The candidate division KSB1 bacterium genome includes the window GCCAGTCGTCGCTGCTGCTGCGGAGAATAAAGGAATCAAAGGTTTGCACCGATTGTCCCGGAAAAAGAGGGTACTCGAGCGTCCGATTCATGAAAACCGCCAGTGACTTTTGCGGAATATAAATGGCTGTGCGGCCGAAGAGGCGCAGATCCACATTTTCGGCGAATTGCCGGACGCCGTTCGTTTCGAAAAACTCTAAAACCGCCGGTCTCTCCCAATTTTTGCGGACGTTAATGTTTCGGTCGACATAGATGCCGTACTCATCGCTGAACAAGTTTGCCGACTCGGTGGAGATCGAGATGACCGGCAAGGTCGACTCTTCATCGATGAACAAGGTGCAGGTCTCTACCGGCCCTGGAAGTAGTCCGGGTTCATAAGCGCGCGCCTTGATGACCGTGGTGCGGGTGACGACGATCGGCGACTGATAAACCTTTGAATTGCGTGTCGGTGTCGAGCCGTCCAGGGTGTAGCGAATGGTTGCGCCGTTCCCGGCAGAGAGCAGGACGGCTTGAGCATCGCGATAAAAACCGGGCGTAAGAGAAAATTTGACTTTTCCTGCTCGCTCACCCACAAGATAACCCTCTAAAGCGTTGGCTTTTCCCGGCGTAGGCTGTTCGAAATAGAGCAGCCGGTGAGGATCCTTCGGATCTCGTCCAAAGGAAATGTCGCTGAACTGTTTCTTAAAGGTGAGGGTATCGACGACCGTGCCGTCGGCGGCAAACAGTCCAACCGTCTCGCCGTCGTTGTCCAGTTTAAAGTTAGTATGCAGGTTTTTCAACGCCGCGTCGTTGCCGTCGGCCCATATCAAGAGATAGCCGTTGACGGGGACGGTCGTGCCGGCCGGGATCCGCCATTTATTCGGCACAGACAGATCATCGGTCAGATAAGCGCCGCTCAAATCGACCGTAAAAGGACCCGAGTTATAGATCTCGATCCAATCTCCATATTGAAGCGAATCCGGATCGAGAGCGGTCATCTTGTTGGAGGCCATGATTTCATTGATCCATACAGCCGAAAAAGAGACGTGTGTTAAAACGGCAAAGATAAAGAGTACTTTACGAACCATACGCATTTCCAATCGTGTTAAAGTGATCCATAAGCCTATTCGGAAAAGTCGACGCAAGCAGACGCAGTAATTAACCTTTAGATGCATTAGAGCTATTGAAACGGCACGCGGAGCTGCAGGTGAAAAAGCTGCTTAAAGGCGTGAGCCATGGAAGAGCACGTCTAGATGCAGTTTGTAACGGAACAGCATAAATTTACTTTATGAGAAAATAAACCTAAAGTAAAAAATCATGGAATCTTTGGTTTTTTCGTACAAATGACACTTGTTCTACTCCATAATTTCCCTCTTGAATAGAAAGCGCAAGACAGCCATTCTGCCTTTTTTTAGGAGCAAATCCTATAATCAAAAGACAAATTGCCTTGCTTAGCATGGTTGCTTTTAATTGCAATGCTCTAAAAGTCGGTTATCAACGCCGATAGCAGCAAATTTGGGTTTCACTTTAAAAGAAAATTGCTATATTTTCTTTTGGGTCTTAAAGAGGAAGGTATATGGCGAACTCTATCAATCGCAGGACATTCCTCAACCGATTCGTTGGGGCGGCGGCTGCACCGCTTGCTCTATCCTTATCCGCCGAGCCTTCGTCCGCGGAAAGACCCAACATCATCCTGATACTCTCGGATGATCATCGCTATGATTTCATGAGTTTTCTCGGCAAACCTTCCTTTTTGCGCACGCCCCATCTCGACCGCATGGCCGCCGAAGGCGTGCACCTGCAGAACGCATTCGTTTCGACCGCCCTCTGCTCTCCCAGCCGCGCCTCTATTCTAACCGGCCGGTACGCTCATTCGCACGGCGTAGTAGACAATAACGTCGATATCCCGAAGGGTACGGTTTTCTTTCCTTCTCTACTCCGGCAAGCGGGTTATCAGACCGCGTTTATCGGCAAATGGCACATGGGAGACGAAAGCGATGAGCCGCGGGAAGGTTTTGACAAATGGATCAGCTTTCGGGGTCAGGGGGTCTACTATGATCCGGAACTCAACATCGACGGTCAGAAGATCCGCCGTGAAGGATACATTACCGATCTGCTGACCGACTATGCGCTCGACTGGCTGCAGAACGTCGATCCGCGGCGCCCGTTCTTTCTTTTTCTTTCGCACAAAGCCGTACATGCCATGTTCGAGCCCGCGCCCCGTCATCGCGGCCTTTATCGGGATGCCGTTCTCGAATATCCGCGCAGCATGGCCGATACCGAAGAAAACTATCGCGGCAAGCCGGCTTGGGTGCGCGCCCAGCGCAACAGTTGGCACGGCGTCGATTATCTCTATCACGGCCAAATCGATTTGGACGACTTTTATCGTAGCTATTGCGAGACGCTGCTTGCGCTGGACGAGAGCATCGGGCGGGTACTCGATTTTCTCGATGGAAAAAAGCTGAGCGACAAAACGCTGGTTCTGTATATGGGGGATAACGGCTTTTGTTTCGGCGAGCATGGGCTGATCGACAAGCGGCATATGTACGAACCCTCGATCCGCGTGCCGATGTTGGCGCGTTGGTCCTCGCATATTCGCCAGGGAAGCATCATTCCGCACTTGGTACAGAACATCGACGCGGCGCCGACAATTCTCGAAGCTGCCGGAGTCCGTCACTCCCTGCCGATGGACGGCCGCTCCTTTCTCCCGCTGCTCTTCGGTAAAGAAATCCCCTGGCGCGACCGCATTTACTACGAATATTATTGGGAAAGCAATTTCCCTCACACGCCGACCACTTTCGGAGTGCGCACCGAATGGTGGAAATACATCCATTATCACGGTATTTGGGACGTCGACGAGCTCTATAACCTGGCCGAGGATCCGGAGGAGATGCGCAACCGCATCGACGATCCGACGCTGCAGGCGCTTGTACGGGAGCTGAAGGACGATCTTTGGAATTGGCTGGAACGCACCGGCGGCATGCAGATTCCTCTGCGCCGCGAACAAGGTTTTCGAGCCGATCAACGAAAAGCAAAATAGAACGTCATCTATGGAGGATACTATGAAAAAAACCGCAGCCTGCCTTTTACTGACCGCCGTGTTTTCTCTCCAGGCGGCCGATTTCCCGCCCGAAATCAAAGTCGGCGGTTTTGCCATTGGACCGCAACTATGGAGCTTTCGTTTGTTCACCTTTGCCGAGGGCGCCTATAAGGCCAAAGACGCCGGGTGCTCCGTTTTGGAGGCATTTCCCGGCCAAATGTTGNNNNNNNNNNATAACGCCGATCCGGCCGTTTGGGCGCACGCCAAAAAAATCCTGGAGCATGCCGGTGTGCGGTTGGTGAACTATGGCGTGGTCGGTTGGAAGGACGAAGCGGAAATGGAACGCGTTTTCGTCTTTGCCAAGCTGATGGGCATTCCGGCGATTTCGATCGAGCCGGCCGATCATTCACCGGCCGCCCTCGATGCGATCGAAAAAATGATCCAAAAATACAATATTCGCGTCGGTATTCACAATCACCCGCGGCAGCCGAACAATCCCGATTACATTTACTGGAACGTCGACGAGGTTCTCAAGCTGGTCTCTGGGCGCGATCCGCGCTTCGGATTGGCGTGCGACACCGGTCATTGGCTGCGCTCCGGGGTCGATCCGCTTGCGGCGATTCAGAAGGCCCAAGGCCGCATCATCAGCGTACATCTCAAGGATCTGAATGCGTTCGGCAATCCGCAAGCCGAAGACGTACCCTACGGCAAAGGCGTGGGGAAGATCGGCGAAATTCTGAAAGAGCTGAAACGCCAAAATTTTCAGGGCAACATCTCGATCGAATACGAAAGCGAGTGGGAAAACAACCTGCCGCGCATTCAGGAGTGCGTTACGTTTGTGTTTCAGTCCGCCAAGCCGTTCTAAGGTTAAAGGCAGTCAGTCTCGTTCATAACAGGAAACCGGATGGAACAGATCAAGGACTCTATTCAAGGACTGGCATCGATTGTTTGGGGATGGCCGTCGTTTTTCCCCTTGATGGTGCTGATTCTGCTCGGCACCGGCATTTATGTCACCTTTAGGCTCAAATGGATTCAGTTGTTCAAGTTGGGGCATTCGATCAAGGCGATGCTCGGCAGGTACAATAATCCGAGTGACCCCGGCGACATCACGCATTTTCAAACTCTGTCGGCAGTGCTTTCGGCGACCGTGGGCATCGGTAACATTGCCGGTGTGGCCACGGCGATCTATTACGGCGGCCCCGGGGCGCTGTTTTGGATGTGGGTGACGGCCGTGTTCGGTATGGCGTTGAAATATGCGGAAGCCACGCTGGCCGTCCGTTACCGCGTGATCAACGCCGACGGCTCGGCAAGCGGCGGGCCCATGTACTACATCGAAAAAGGCTTGGGCCGCCGCTGGAAGCCGATGGCGGTTGCGTTTGCCGCGTTTGCCGTCATTTCTTCCATGGGAACCGGCAATTCGATCCAGGCCTTTACCTGCGCCGACCAGATTCTCAGCGAATTCAAATTGGCTCTGCCGACCGGTCATTTTTTGATTACGCCGATCGATTTCCTCGGCATCTACGTGGAGCCGGTTCGTATTGCCGTCGGGTTGTTGCTGGCAAGTACCGTGGCGCTGGTCATCATCGGCGGCATTCGCCGCATCGGCAAAGTCACCGCATGGCTTTCGCCGATCATGGGCTTGATCTATTTCATCGCGGGCAGCACCATTCTGCTGCTCAATTGGCGGCACCTCCCTTCCTCCTTCGCCGTCATATTCAGCCAGGCCTTCAGCCCCCGTGCCGAGCTCATCGGCTTTACCGGCGGCGGCTTTATGCTCTTTCTCAACACCATGATTTGGGGCGTCAAACGCGGCCTCTTTTCCAACGAAGCGGGACAAGGCTCAGCACCGATCGGTCATGCGGCTTCCAAAACCAAAGAACCGGCGCGGGAAGGCACCGTGTCGATGCTCGGGCCGTTCATCGATACCTTGGTCATTTGCTCCATCACCGGCCTGGTCATTGTCTGCACAAATTCATACGAAGTGCTGGTAAACGGCAGCCGCATGAACAGTTCGCCGCTGACCGCCTATGCCTTTCGCAACGGTTTGGCGCCGCTTTTCGCTTACGGCGATAAGATCGTCACGCTTTCCGTCTTTCTTTTTGCCATTTCCACCGCCATCAGCTGGAGCTACTACGGCGACCGCGCCGCCGAATATCTCTTTGGCCGCAAAGCGGTGCTGCCCTACAAGTGGGTGTACGTGCTCTTTCATTTTATCGGTGCCATCGTGCCGCTCGAGGTCGTCTGGGGTTTCGGCGATGTGGCGCTGGGACTTATGGCGGTGCCCAATCTCATCGCTCTGATCGCCCTTTCTGGTCAGGTCAGACAAATTACCGAGGATTATTTTAGCCGCAGAGAACAATGGGAGAGGCGCTGAAGAGCCAAACGACAAAGTTGTGAAAACAAAAACGGCGGACAATTACCTTGAGGAAACCATGAACGCCAAACTTTTTCGGTTGCCGTTCACTCTGCTCATTTCGATAATCTCGGCCGTCGGTCTGTTTTTCTATTTTTTCTTTCGCATCAATCCCGAACTGATCTATCAGGCCCAGCAACCGGTCTTTTTTTTCGATCGTCTCTTTTGGGATGAATTTCGCCTGCAGCCCGGCGGCGCAATACTATGGTTAAGCCGACTCGCGGCTCAGCTTTACTACAACCGCTTCCTCGGTTCGCTCCTGCTTGCCCTTTTGCTTACGCTGATTCCGTTCCTGTTTCATCAGACCTTAAAAATCATCGTGAATGATCGGCCGTCTCCAAATGAAGTTTTTCCGTTTGCCTGGCTGCCGTTGCCGATTCTTATTCTGCTCTATAGCCGATACGACTTTGGCCTTACCGCGGCGCTGGGCGCGCTGATCACCTTGACGGTAACCTTTATACTTTTTCGTTTTGCGCCGAAAAATTTGGTTTGGCGGCTCGTTACGTTCACGGCTCTTTTTGCCGTGCTCTATTGGATGACCGGCGGACCCGCATTCCTATTTGCCGGTCTAACAGCCCTGGCATGGTCAACGAGCAGACCGCCCGCTGCTGCGACTTCGCTTGTAACGGCGCTCTTTCTGGCCTGGCTCGGCATGCAAACAATTTGGCTCATTAGGCCTCAAGAAGCCTTTACCGCCAACCTAAACTTCCAAACCTCTCTGCCGTTCAAACTTGACGTGTGGTTTTGGATCTGCTTTCTTATCGTTGCAGCCTTTTACCGGTTGTTGTCGCGAAAGAAAACCGCACAGGGTAAGTCCGTAAAAACGTCTCGGACCTTATCCCTTGCGGTGCAAAGCAGCGTAGTGCTTCTTGCTTTGGCTGCGGCGCTCGCGGCGCCGATCGATGCCGCCCAGAAAAAGCTGCTCCGTCTGGACTATCACGCGCGCCGCGGCCAATGGCGGCAGGTGTTGGAAACCGTCCAAGACGGTGGGCTGATCAACACCTATATCGGCCAGTTTCAGGCCAACCGTGCCCTTTTTCATCTCGGAAAGTTGTGCAGCGACATGTTCACCTTTGAGCAGCGCGCCGGAATCGACGGCCTTTTCCTCCACGAAAGCCTGCGCGCCGCCTACCCGCTGAGCTTCAGCGATCTCTATTTCGATTTGGGCTATATCAATGAAGCGCAACACTGGGCACACGAGTCGCTCTCGGTTTTTGGGGAAACGCCTTGGAATCTGCAAAGACTGGCCGAGGTCTATTTGCTGAAAGGCGAGACCGCCGCTGCGCGCAAATGTCTCGAGCGACTGATGCGCACCGTTTGGCATCGCCGTTGGGCAAAACAGTTGCTGCCGCTGCTCGAAAGGCCGCAGGAAAAATGGCCGGACTATCTGCGCCTTGCAAAACAGAACATGCCGACGACCGATTTTCTCTTTATTCCCGGCGAACCGGAAGAATGTCTAGAACATTTGTTGGCCGACCGTCCGAATAATCGGGCAGCTTACGAGTATGCGCTGGCCGCAGCCATGCTGCTCGGCAAAGTCGGCAAACTAATGAACTTGACCGACCGCATCGAGGACTTTGATTATCGGGCTGTCCCCCGCCATGTGGAAGAGGCCATGTTGCTGTTCATCAGCAACGTCGGGCAAAAGGATCACAAGCTTCCCGCCTACGGCCTCTCGCCCGCCACGCTGCCCAATTACCGGCAGTTTCTCGCCGTTTTGGAAAAATACAAAGGCGACAAGAACGCCGCTTTGCCCGAACTGCGGCGTTTCAGCGACACCTATTGGTTTTATGCGATGTACCGCCTGAAAAAACAGTGAGGTTGAGTTATGCCGCCGAAGGAGAAAGCCCTTGCATTCTTGCTCGCTGCGGGACTGGTTTGGCGAGCCGCCCAAGCATCGCAAATCGACCGCACGCCCAAAATCTACCCGGACTATGCCGGAATTACGATTCCCCCGAACATTGCGCCGATGAATTTTGTCATCGAAGAGCAAGGCAGGCAATATCGCGTGGTCATCAGCGGCGAGAACGGCAAACCCATTCGACTCAAGGGTCGCTCCGAAAAAATCATCATTCCGCAGCGCAAATGGCGGAATTTGTTGGAAGGCAATCGCGGCAAACCGCTGCAAATTGTCATAGCGGTGAAAGACAGGGGGCAGTGGCGGGAGTTTCGTCCCATCTTGAATCGAGTAGCCGAGGAACCGATCTCCGAGACCCTCGTCTACCGGCTCATCAAACCGCTCTATGTCTATTGGAAGGAAATGGGCATCTATGAGCGCGATCTGACCGGCTTTGAGGAACGGCCGATTCTCTTTAATCGCAACACGGGAGATAACTGCGTCAACTGTCACGCTTTTGCCGACCAACGCGGCGACCGCATGCTGGTGCATCTGCGCGCCGGCGCGCCGGGCACCGCCATGCTGTTGGCCGCCGGCAACCGAATCCGCAAGATCGATACCTCGACAGACTTTAACCGCGCCGTAGCCTACCGAGACTGGCATCCGAGCGGCAAGTGGATCGCCTTTTCCGCCAACACGGTCAATCAATTCTTTCATGCCGTCGGCGAAAACCGCGACGTGTACGATAAAGCCTCGGACATTGTTCTCTACGACGTAGAAAACAACCGCATCACCGGTTCGCCCAAAGTGGCCACTGAGATGATGGAGACTTATCCGGAATGGTCACCGGACGGCCGTACGCTCTATTTCTGCCGCACCGATCCGCTGGAAAAATACGATCCGAACGAGCACCCTTACCGCAAGATCAAATATGATCTGATGCGCATCGCCTGCGATCCTGAACGCGGTCTTTGGGGCGAAGTCGAGCCGGTTTTTGAAGCAAGCCGTCTGGGCAAGAGCGTCACGCATCCGAAAGTCTCGCCGGACGGACGCTATCTCCTCTTTTGTCTGGCGGAATACGGCAATTTTTCCATCTATCGGCCGGACAGCGACCTCTATCTGCTCGATTTACAGACCGGCGAGGTACGCGAAGCGCGGGAGCTCAACAGCGACAAATCGGAGAGTTATCATTGTTGGGATGCTTCCGGCCATTGGGTCGTGTTCAGCAGCAAACGGGAGGACGGACTCTGCGCCAGACCCTATTTCAGTCGTTTCGACGGCCGTAGTTTTTCCAAACCGTTCATACTGCCGCAAAAAGATCCGACCATCTACAGGCGTCTGCTCAAAACCTATAATGTGCCCGAGTTGGTTTCCGGAAAAGTGAGCGTGGATCGTCGAGCGCTCTTGAAGGCGGCTTGGAGCAGGGCGGTCAAGGCCAAGCTCGATCCGGAGCTCGGCCGCCGTACACAGGGAGAAGCCGATGAAATGTGGAAGCCGGTTCCGAAGCGGTAAGGTGACGGCGATCTGTCCGTCTTACCGAAGGAACTGCTCGGAGCGCTGCACGCCCAATGACTCGTAGATTTGGATGGTGGCTTTGGAGCGGTTGAGAGTATAAAAGTGTATGCCGCGCACGCCGCTGTCGATGAGGTCGCGCACCTGTTCGCCTGCCCAATGCACGCCCGCCTTAGCCACGTACTCGTCGGTTTCGGCCCGCGCAATGAGCTTAAGCAGTCGCGCCGGAAGCCGCGCTCCGGCCGCCAATTCAGCCATGCGGTACATGCCCTGCCGCGATAGAATCGGCATAATGCCCGCAATGATCGGCACGCGAATCCCCGCCAGTTCGCAGCGCTCGCGAAAATCGTAAAAATCGCGATTATCGAAAAAGAGCTGCGTGATGATGTAATCGGCGCCTTCGTCGACTTTGGCTTTCAGATAGTCCATTTCCAAAAGCCGATTCGGCGTCTCGGGATGTCCTTCCGGAAAACCTGCCACACCTATGCTAAAGTTGGGAAAATGTTTTTTAATGAATCGCACCAAATCGGCGGCATAAAAAAAGCCGTCCGGCTCAGGCTTCCAAACTGCGCTTCCTTTCGGCGGATCGCCGCGCAAAGCCAAAATGTTGTCGATGCCGTTTTGGGCATAACGTTCGAGAATAGCGGCAATCTCGCTGCGTGTGGAGCCGACGCAGGTGAGATGCGGCACGACGGTCAAATCAGTTTCGCGGGAAATTTTTAGGACCAGATCATGCGTCTGTTCGCGGGTCGAGCCGCCTGCCCCATAGGTAACGCTGACCCAGGACGGATTGAGCGGCCGCAGCTCGGCAATGGTGAGGAAAAGCTGTTCCCACCCCTGCGCGGTCTTGGGCGGAAAGAATTCAAAGCTGAAGGTAATCGGAATTCGCGACAGGATTTCCTTGACCGTCATACAGTTTTTCCTTTTTACTTAATAAAATCATACAGGCGGAATTAAAGAGGAAAATCCCAATGAAGCTTAAAGGGGCTGCAAAGCCTACGATCGTATTTTGGGCCGCCGCGAGAAATGTCGGTAAAGTTGGATCGGCGGCTTTGTCCAATTAGATTAGATTTTCAATGATACGGCGGAGACACTCCATATCCACCGGCTTGGGGATGAACCCCACAACCTTTAGATCGGCAGCACGCTGTTTGATAAGATCGATATCATAGCCGGTCATAAAAATAATGGCCGTTTTTTGGTGATTGAGAATGGCGCGCGCGGCTTCGATGCCGTCCATCCCCCCGGCCAGCCGAATGTCCATCAGAATGAGATGGGGCTTTTCCTTGAGCGCGGCAACAACAGCTTCCTCCCCCTTGGCTTCCGGTTTTGGTACATCAAGTCCCCAGCTCTGCAATTCCATCTGCAGCAGTCGGGCCGTCAACAGCTCGTCCTCAACGATCAGTACCTTTTTCCTACCCGTCGTCATACCCTTTCCCAATAAAGTTCTTTCTTCAAGACAATCCTGCAATAGAGGCCGTTGCGGTTTTCGAAATGAATCTCTCCGTCCAATTGATGTTCGATCTGGCCGATTACGGTATCCAAGCCGACGCCGGCATGCCGGCGATAATCAAAACCCGGCGGAAAGCCGACGCCGTTATCGGCGACTTCGATGACCAATTCGTTTCGAGGGCTTTTTTTCAATGCAAGGAACATCTCTTTGTTACGTCCGTCCGGCCAGGCATGCTTGATCATGTTGGTGATGAGCTCACTGAGCACCATGCCGAGAGGCATTGCCGTATCCATAAGAACTTTGACGTCTTCCAACTCTTCGTTAATTTTGACGGCCTGAAAAACAGGATGCGATCTCTTGAGAAGATCGATCAGATCGCGAAAATATTCTCCCAGATTGACATGCG containing:
- a CDS encoding sulfatase, whose amino-acid sequence is MANSINRRTFLNRFVGAAAAPLALSLSAEPSSAERPNIILILSDDHRYDFMSFLGKPSFLRTPHLDRMAAEGVHLQNAFVSTALCSPSRASILTGRYAHSHGVVDNNVDIPKGTVFFPSLLRQAGYQTAFIGKWHMGDESDEPREGFDKWISFRGQGVYYDPELNIDGQKIRREGYITDLLTDYALDWLQNVDPRRPFFLFLSHKAVHAMFEPAPRHRGLYRDAVLEYPRSMADTEENYRGKPAWVRAQRNSWHGVDYLYHGQIDLDDFYRSYCETLLALDESIGRVLDFLDGKKLSDKTLVLYMGDNGFCFGEHGLIDKRHMYEPSIRVPMLARWSSHIRQGSIIPHLVQNIDAAPTILEAAGVRHSLPMDGRSFLPLLFGKEIPWRDRIYYEYYWESNFPHTPTTFGVRTEWWKYIHYHGIWDVDELYNLAEDPEEMRNRIDDPTLQALVRELKDDLWNWLERTGGMQIPLRREQGFRADQRKAK
- a CDS encoding sugar phosphate isomerase/epimerase, which gives rise to MKKTAACLLLTAVFSLQAADFPPEIKVGGFAIGPQLWSFRLFTFAEGAYKAKDAGCSVLEAFPGQML
- a CDS encoding sugar phosphate isomerase/epimerase, which encodes NADPAVWAHAKKILEHAGVRLVNYGVVGWKDEAEMERVFVFAKLMGIPAISIEPADHSPAALDAIEKMIQKYNIRVGIHNHPRQPNNPDYIYWNVDEVLKLVSGRDPRFGLACDTGHWLRSGVDPLAAIQKAQGRIISVHLKDLNAFGNPQAEDVPYGKGVGKIGEILKELKRQNFQGNISIEYESEWENNLPRIQECVTFVFQSAKPF
- a CDS encoding sodium:alanine symporter family protein, yielding MEQIKDSIQGLASIVWGWPSFFPLMVLILLGTGIYVTFRLKWIQLFKLGHSIKAMLGRYNNPSDPGDITHFQTLSAVLSATVGIGNIAGVATAIYYGGPGALFWMWVTAVFGMALKYAEATLAVRYRVINADGSASGGPMYYIEKGLGRRWKPMAVAFAAFAVISSMGTGNSIQAFTCADQILSEFKLALPTGHFLITPIDFLGIYVEPVRIAVGLLLASTVALVIIGGIRRIGKVTAWLSPIMGLIYFIAGSTILLLNWRHLPSSFAVIFSQAFSPRAELIGFTGGGFMLFLNTMIWGVKRGLFSNEAGQGSAPIGHAASKTKEPAREGTVSMLGPFIDTLVICSITGLVIVCTNSYEVLVNGSRMNSSPLTAYAFRNGLAPLFAYGDKIVTLSVFLFAISTAISWSYYGDRAAEYLFGRKAVLPYKWVYVLFHFIGAIVPLEVVWGFGDVALGLMAVPNLIALIALSGQVRQITEDYFSRREQWERR
- a CDS encoding DUF6057 family protein; the encoded protein is MNAKLFRLPFTLLISIISAVGLFFYFFFRINPELIYQAQQPVFFFDRLFWDEFRLQPGGAILWLSRLAAQLYYNRFLGSLLLALLLTLIPFLFHQTLKIIVNDRPSPNEVFPFAWLPLPILILLYSRYDFGLTAALGALITLTVTFILFRFAPKNLVWRLVTFTALFAVLYWMTGGPAFLFAGLTALAWSTSRPPAAATSLVTALFLAWLGMQTIWLIRPQEAFTANLNFQTSLPFKLDVWFWICFLIVAAFYRLLSRKKTAQGKSVKTSRTLSLAVQSSVVLLALAAALAAPIDAAQKKLLRLDYHARRGQWRQVLETVQDGGLINTYIGQFQANRALFHLGKLCSDMFTFEQRAGIDGLFLHESLRAAYPLSFSDLYFDLGYINEAQHWAHESLSVFGETPWNLQRLAEVYLLKGETAAARKCLERLMRTVWHRRWAKQLLPLLERPQEKWPDYLRLAKQNMPTTDFLFIPGEPEECLEHLLADRPNNRAAYEYALAAAMLLGKVGKLMNLTDRIEDFDYRAVPRHVEEAMLLFISNVGQKDHKLPAYGLSPATLPNYRQFLAVLEKYKGDKNAALPELRRFSDTYWFYAMYRLKKQ
- a CDS encoding cytochrome C biosynthesis protein, whose translation is MPPKEKALAFLLAAGLVWRAAQASQIDRTPKIYPDYAGITIPPNIAPMNFVIEEQGRQYRVVISGENGKPIRLKGRSEKIIIPQRKWRNLLEGNRGKPLQIVIAVKDRGQWREFRPILNRVAEEPISETLVYRLIKPLYVYWKEMGIYERDLTGFEERPILFNRNTGDNCVNCHAFADQRGDRMLVHLRAGAPGTAMLLAAGNRIRKIDTSTDFNRAVAYRDWHPSGKWIAFSANTVNQFFHAVGENRDVYDKASDIVLYDVENNRITGSPKVATEMMETYPEWSPDGRTLYFCRTDPLEKYDPNEHPYRKIKYDLMRIACDPERGLWGEVEPVFEASRLGKSVTHPKVSPDGRYLLFCLAEYGNFSIYRPDSDLYLLDLQTGEVREARELNSDKSESYHCWDASGHWVVFSSKREDGLCARPYFSRFDGRSFSKPFILPQKDPTIYRRLLKTYNVPELVSGKVSVDRRALLKAAWSRAVKAKLDPELGRRTQGEADEMWKPVPKR
- the metF gene encoding methylenetetrahydrofolate reductase [NAD(P)H]; translated protein: MTVKEILSRIPITFSFEFFPPKTAQGWEQLFLTIAELRPLNPSWVSVTYGAGGSTREQTHDLVLKISRETDLTVVPHLTCVGSTRSEIAAILERYAQNGIDNILALRGDPPKGSAVWKPEPDGFFYAADLVRFIKKHFPNFSIGVAGFPEGHPETPNRLLEMDYLKAKVDEGADYIITQLFFDNRDFYDFRERCELAGIRVPIIAGIMPILSRQGMYRMAELAAGARLPARLLKLIARAETDEYVAKAGVHWAGEQVRDLIDSGVRGIHFYTLNRSKATIQIYESLGVQRSEQFLR
- a CDS encoding response regulator, which translates into the protein MTTGRKKVLIVEDELLTARLLQMELQSWGLDVPKPEAKGEEAVVAALKEKPHLILMDIRLAGGMDGIEAARAILNHQKTAIIFMTGYDIDLIKQRAADLKVVGFIPKPVDMECLRRIIENLI